The following coding sequences are from one Paenibacillus sp. JDR-2 window:
- a CDS encoding carbohydrate ABC transporter permease, protein MEQHAVANAPLERKGRFAVFLRKHFWGLLFLLPAFIIFILFLWVPIFKGFIYSFYHIDFVKGNSFVGFDNYKVALHDKDAWTAVKNTVYYMFLCLVIGFWIPIVFAIAISELRRFQGVVRVAAYLPNIIPVVVLYGLWRWFYDPVGPINGVITGWFGADEPVSFMTDTKWSMISLVIMESWQQFGSAMLIYLAAVLSIPRDWYEAAEIDGAGVWNRIRHITLPSIKGLLGLLLILQLIGTSQGYQSQLAMLDGGPNNATLTYALLIVKYAFNQQNYGVAAALGVLMFIVLGLLAIVQYRLQGKEGDVR, encoded by the coding sequence ATGGAGCAACACGCTGTCGCAAACGCGCCTCTCGAGCGTAAAGGCCGATTTGCCGTATTTTTGAGGAAGCATTTCTGGGGACTACTGTTCCTGCTTCCCGCCTTTATTATTTTTATCTTGTTTCTATGGGTCCCGATTTTCAAAGGATTCATCTACAGCTTCTACCACATTGACTTTGTAAAAGGAAACAGCTTCGTCGGATTCGACAACTATAAAGTCGCGCTTCACGATAAGGACGCTTGGACAGCGGTGAAGAACACCGTTTATTATATGTTCCTTTGTCTTGTGATTGGCTTCTGGATCCCGATTGTATTCGCCATTGCGATTTCCGAACTTCGCCGGTTCCAAGGCGTTGTCCGCGTAGCCGCTTATCTGCCGAATATTATTCCGGTAGTCGTTTTGTACGGATTATGGCGCTGGTTCTATGATCCTGTTGGACCGATCAACGGCGTGATTACAGGTTGGTTTGGCGCCGATGAACCGGTATCCTTTATGACCGATACCAAATGGTCGATGATCTCCCTTGTAATTATGGAATCATGGCAGCAATTCGGCTCGGCGATGCTTATCTATTTGGCCGCTGTGCTCAGCATTCCGCGCGACTGGTACGAAGCGGCGGAAATCGACGGGGCAGGCGTATGGAACAGAATCCGCCATATTACGTTGCCTTCGATTAAAGGGCTGCTTGGCCTGCTTCTCATTCTACAGCTGATCGGGACCTCGCAGGGTTATCAATCCCAGCTTGCGATGCTCGACGGCGGACCTAATAATGCGACATTGACTTACGCATTGCTTATCGTAAAATACGCCTTTAACCAACAAAATTACGGGGTTGCGGCCGCGCTTGGCGTTCTGATGTTTATCGTGCTGGGCTTGCTCGCCATCGTTCAATACAGGCTTCAAGGCAAGGAGGGAGACGTACGATGA
- a CDS encoding carbohydrate ABC transporter permease translates to MKQLDRGILSSFDLKKKPIFIGYSIMVLVLVVMSCSMVYPILTTLFNGLKTNVEVNSFPPRFLPSEWHFDNFNKGWNFIDLPEFLRNTLYIFGGNLVITVGVLGLASFSLSRLNVPKRKAVYFFFMMTLFIPPTTYIIPNFVNLKDLGLMNSFAAFWLPAGANAFFLLLLKNFFDEIHYEIFEAARIDGASDWRSFVQIALPLSVPIFSTLAIFIFSSSWNDWFWPSLIMHNDSHYPLATAIYKYVINAKGLALNIRFAILTMVMLPPIVVFLIFQKYIMRGLHLGGVKG, encoded by the coding sequence ATGAAACAGCTGGACAGAGGGATACTCTCTTCGTTTGACCTGAAGAAGAAGCCTATATTTATCGGATACTCGATTATGGTGCTTGTGCTGGTCGTTATGTCCTGCTCGATGGTTTATCCGATTCTGACGACTTTATTTAACGGGCTCAAAACCAATGTGGAGGTCAACTCCTTCCCGCCGAGGTTCCTGCCAAGCGAATGGCATTTCGACAACTTTAACAAAGGCTGGAATTTTATCGATCTGCCGGAGTTTCTAAGGAATACGCTGTATATTTTCGGAGGCAACCTGGTCATTACCGTAGGCGTTCTTGGACTTGCATCCTTCAGCTTGTCGAGGCTGAACGTGCCTAAGCGCAAAGCGGTCTACTTCTTCTTTATGATGACCTTGTTTATTCCACCAACAACGTATATCATCCCGAACTTCGTGAACCTGAAGGATCTTGGCCTCATGAACTCGTTTGCAGCCTTCTGGCTGCCGGCAGGCGCAAATGCCTTCTTCCTGCTGCTGCTCAAAAACTTCTTCGACGAGATTCATTACGAAATCTTCGAAGCAGCTCGTATTGACGGCGCTTCGGACTGGAGAAGCTTTGTGCAGATCGCACTGCCGCTGTCGGTACCGATCTTCTCGACGCTTGCGATCTTTATCTTCTCGTCCTCATGGAACGACTGGTTCTGGCCATCGCTCATTATGCATAATGACAGCCATTATCCGCTGGCGACGGCGATCTACAAATACGTTATTAACGCCAAAGGCTTGGCGCTTAATATCCGGTTTGCGATTCTGACCATGGTTATGCTTCCGCCAATCGTCGTGTTCCTGATCTTCCAGAAGTACATTATGCGCGGACTGCATCTGGGCGGCGTGAAAGGGTAG
- a CDS encoding ABC transporter substrate-binding protein: MRKSVFTTVAAVLLCSTLAACGGNNNTSNNGNEKPANSNASASTNTATATPQPSEDITQKKIKISIYYPLPDQVENRKLEDDKIARFNKVYPNVEIVKSDWHYAPNEIGIKMAANEAPTFFNTYATEAKFLVEKGWAADITDLYNGYEFKDQINPVLQNQFIIDGKVYGIAQKGYVTTTVVNKKMLDDKGVAVPSYDWTWDDMLNTAKGVADAKKGIAGIAPMGKGNEAGWNWTNFLFEAGGEIQNITDGKVTASFNSEAGKKALDFYNKLRWDADVIPKDWALGWGDAVGAFGQARTAMVIAGAEGVLEQALNQGGMKIEDVLTYPMPAAEKGGKHTGVLGGDYLVINPNATKDEQEMAFRYITFDYFTDDYLTSIEKDIQARKTEGKYFIPPHINYFSPDSEYGKKVQAIFDKYDNVYKYNAESNALLDGKPEAQYNTQEYYGSMTNVLQEVFSKKGTDTQAQLDAAAKEMQTKYYDAIKP; encoded by the coding sequence ATGAGAAAGAGCGTCTTTACGACAGTAGCTGCGGTATTACTTTGTTCGACTCTTGCTGCCTGCGGCGGCAACAACAATACGTCGAACAACGGCAACGAAAAGCCGGCTAACAGCAATGCAAGCGCAAGCACAAACACGGCAACAGCTACTCCGCAGCCATCTGAAGATATTACGCAAAAGAAAATTAAAATCAGCATTTATTATCCGCTTCCTGACCAAGTCGAAAACCGCAAGCTGGAAGATGACAAGATCGCACGCTTCAACAAGGTGTATCCTAACGTTGAGATCGTGAAGAGCGACTGGCATTATGCTCCTAACGAAATCGGCATCAAAATGGCTGCCAACGAAGCTCCAACCTTCTTCAATACTTACGCAACAGAAGCGAAGTTCCTCGTTGAAAAAGGCTGGGCAGCCGACATTACGGACCTGTACAACGGCTACGAGTTCAAGGATCAAATTAACCCGGTTCTTCAAAATCAATTCATCATTGACGGCAAAGTCTACGGTATCGCTCAAAAAGGTTATGTAACAACTACGGTTGTTAACAAAAAAATGCTGGATGACAAAGGCGTAGCGGTTCCTTCGTACGACTGGACTTGGGACGACATGCTGAACACCGCCAAAGGCGTTGCCGATGCGAAGAAAGGGATCGCGGGTATCGCTCCAATGGGCAAAGGCAACGAAGCAGGCTGGAACTGGACCAACTTCCTGTTCGAAGCAGGCGGCGAAATTCAAAACATTACAGACGGCAAAGTTACTGCGTCCTTCAACTCCGAAGCGGGTAAGAAAGCTCTCGACTTCTACAATAAGCTAAGATGGGATGCAGACGTTATTCCTAAAGACTGGGCACTTGGCTGGGGCGACGCTGTAGGCGCGTTTGGTCAAGCGCGTACGGCAATGGTTATCGCCGGTGCGGAAGGCGTACTGGAGCAAGCGTTAAACCAAGGCGGCATGAAGATCGAAGATGTACTGACTTATCCAATGCCGGCAGCCGAAAAAGGCGGCAAACATACAGGCGTATTGGGCGGCGACTACCTCGTCATCAACCCCAACGCTACGAAAGACGAGCAGGAAATGGCGTTCCGTTACATCACATTCGACTACTTCACTGACGATTATCTGACTTCGATCGAAAAAGACATTCAAGCTCGCAAAACGGAAGGCAAATACTTCATTCCGCCGCACATCAACTACTTCAGCCCGGATTCGGAGTATGGCAAAAAAGTTCAAGCGATCTTCGACAAGTACGACAACGTATACAAATACAACGCTGAATCCAATGCTCTGCTTGACGGCAAACCTGAGGCTCAATACAATACGCAAGAATACTACGGCTCCATGACGAACGTATTGCAAGAAGTATTCTCGAAAAAAGGTACCGACACGCAAGCTCAGCTCGATGCAGCTGCGAAAGAAATGCAAACGAAGTATTACGACGCAATCAAGCCTTAA